Sequence from the Angustibacter luteus genome:
TGCCCGACGTGACGCGCGGTCTCCTCGAGCATGTGGAGCACCATCCAGCGCAGGGTCGGTGCGGCCCAGTCAGGATCCTGGTGGTGGCCGGCCTCGTCCAGGCTGTGGGCCGCGATGATCTCGTTCGACCTGGCGCACTGGCGTTCGTAGTCGTCGAGCAACTGGGCCAGCGGGACGTCGTCCACCAGGAAGTCCAGGTCCTCGGACCCCTCGGTGAACTGGGGGTTCTCGGCGGCGGGCGTGTCGAGGAAGATCACCTCGAACCAGCAGTGCTCCGTCCAGCGCAGGTGCGAGACGAGGCCCGCCACGGTCATCCGTGGTGACGATGGCAGCACGGCGCGGTGGGCGTCGGCCTCGCTCAAACCCTCGGCCTTGAACCGGACCAGCGCTCGCTGGAGGTCGTACCAGCCCGTGAGCTGGGTGCGCTCGTCGGCAATGGCGGGTGGGCGAACGCGTTCGAATGGCATGGCCGCGAACGTTACCCCCGCCATCCTCGACCTCGCACCAGCTTTCGGCCGGATGGACCTGTCGTGCGAGATGGGGTGTGAGCGAGGTGGTCGTGATCGTGACCCGGTGCCTCGCACCACGGCGCGCACCACGTGCCAGGGCTTGCCCTCCTGGGGAT
This genomic interval carries:
- a CDS encoding DinB family protein; translated protein: MPFERVRPPAIADERTQLTGWYDLQRALVRFKAEGLSEADAHRAVLPSSPRMTVAGLVSHLRWTEHCWFEVIFLDTPAAENPQFTEGSEDLDFLVDDVPLAQLLDDYERQCARSNEIIAAHSLDEAGHHQDPDWAAPTLRWMVLHMLEETARHVGQLDAIRELIDGETGYY